CGCGCTCTCCATGGCGAACCTGATCATGGGGCTCTCCTCCATCCTCTGCAGCCTGAACAGGTGGggagcagccaaaaaaaaagggtaaatcCGGTTAAATCGGCGCAGCCACGGGGCTCACCGCCTCCCCCCTACCTCCCCAGGCAGTACCACCactcctgctggctgctcctcgGGGGCTTTCTGCTTGATTTGGCCGACGGAGCCGTCGCCCGCCAGCTAAACGCCTGCTCGGCGCTGGGTGAGTGactgccccggggctggggccgtgCAAAGAGGGGGTGCCAGGAGCTGTCCCCCCTGGCAGCTGCCCGCTCGCTGCCTGCAGGTGCCAAGATGGATGATTTCGCCGACTTCACCTCCTTTGGGCTGGCCAcggcgctgctgctgcagacgCAGGGTGTGCTGGATGGGCTGCTGGCCATCGCCTACGTGCTGGCCGTCTTCGCTCGCCTCTGCTTCTTCTCCAGCGGTGAGCCGGGGGTTTTGGGGAGCGGCGGCGCTCCACGGGGTGGCTGCCCCCCGTTTGGCACCCGGCTGAGCGTGTCACACCCCGCAGAGATCCCCTTCACCTACCGGGGGCTGCCCTGCCCCTACGCCTCCTCGCTGCTGGTGAGCATCTTCCTGCTGACGGGCGGCAACGTCACGCTGCTGCGCGTCGCTGCCATCGTCATGATCCTCTTCATGGTCGACCGGGGCTTCTACCCCCATGACAAGGTGCTGGAGTCCCAGCTCTGGAAGAAGGTGATCTACGCTGGAGGTAAGGACAGGGAAGCCCGGCACCGATCCGGGCAATAAGGCCGGTTGAGGTCTGCCACCCAGCTCCGCCGCAGGAAGTCACAAAcatgctgctctgccctgggtgCTGATGGTTCCCCCTCGCAGGCAttgtggctgtgctgctcttgCCCACAACGGTCGCTTCCATGTACTACCTCGCCTGGTCGGCGTCCTACATCTTCTCTCCCTTTGCCATCTGGAGCTGCAAAGCCTAAGGGTGAAGCGGCAGCCACCCTGGTGAGGACTGCTCCGGCCTTACACTCCACCGAACGCGCAGTAaagctctcctctccctccctctcgGGTGCCAGCACCGGGGTGTCTCGTCTCCCCACCTTCCTTAGCTCTTCCTGGGGAAAGCGGCGGCAGCGGAAGCCAAACCCAGCCCGGCAGGCGCaacgctgcagcccctggagagaGAAACGCCACCACTCACCCCCTTCAAGTGTTTTcccagctgtggcagagcctgtttagaaaagaaaatagttgaGCTCCCGCAGAGGGAAGCTCTCAGCTTCAGGAGAGCCCAGGCTGGGCTCCAAACTGCCCTGCCCGTGCCCTGCCTGTGCCCTGGTCCCTGCGACGCTGGGCGAATCCCCGGCCACAGCCAGAAGAACAACAACTCCACTCTGGAGGCTGCCTTCCCCCTTTCCTGTGGGATTTGACCCAAAAACCCTCTCCAGACAGCTCCCGGGCTGCCCCCAGTGCATAGCCCTGGGGCGGCAGCTGGGACGTGAATCAAGGCGATGCTCACGCAGCCAACACGTTCCCACTGTACACAGTGCTTTATTGCCAGGGTGTAATTGTGGCACGTTTACACCCCTGAGATCCCAACCATGACAAGGAAACAACCCTGGAGAGGGCAGCACGGCCGGGCCGTCCCCTCGGGCCAGGCTGGGAGGAAGCCACCGATCAAATCTCCAGAGAGTGCAACAAAGCTGAGCCCGGTTCTCCCCAAAACCCAGCCCTGAGACACAGGGAGTGttctggtatttattttttactcatCACCACAGGGAAATAATATCTCAGCcgtgttcttttttcctttctacgCTAGCTTGATGAggtgtgggagggagggaggaatgtAGAAGGGAAAAATGGAACTTGAAACCTGCCGGCCGAACTctctggaaataaaagctgGAGAACAACTGCCGCGTGCGAGCCTGCCCGCGGCTGGAAAGCGGAGGGCGTGTGGGTGGAGGAAGGAAGCGAAGGTCAAACCTTGCGCCGAGCAGCAGAGGAAACCAGAGCAAATCTGCGGCTCGGCTCCCTGGGGAGGCTCCTGCGGGGCGAGCAGCTGCGAGCCGGACCCGGACAGAAACGACCCCGTCCCAGTCAGGACAAGCGCCTGGGGGACCCCAACGGCTCCGCGCCGCTGTAAACAGCCGCTGCTCCCCTTGGCAGGGAGACGGCGGGTGCGGGGCCCGCGGGCCGAGGTCCTGCTCGGCGCAAGGCCGGCCGGAGCTGgcggctgctggctgcagctgctctggcGCGGGGCCGCTGCTCCCttccccgccgccagccccggcccggccccgtgcTCCCGGCGGGGTTCGGCCGCGGCTGCCCCCGCGCCGTTCCCACCGCGCCTGCCAGCAGCGGGGGCAGCGCCGGCACCACGCCGCCTCTCCGCGCCGCTCAGCAGGACCAGGAGCCAGACAAGTGCGGAACGACCACTGCTTTTAttaagaaaaggacaaaaagaagagaaacttgTTCTTCGAGGCGAAGTAATAAATAACGCGGCGACGCGGGGCAGCGGGTAccggcgggccgggggcgccgcCCCTCACTCGCTGGGGGCCTGCATCTGCTTGCAGAAGGAGTcgaactgctgctgctccagctccgtCATCACCCGGTTCAGGGCGTAGATCTGCGGGGACAGAGGCAGGCGGGCGGTGAGGCGCGGCCGTGCCACACGGAGGCACCGGgaggagccccccggccccaccgccgccccccgcccaCCTCCGCCCGCTGCCGctgcttcagctcctgctgcgcCGACTTCTGCTTCGCCTTCTCCAGGCGGGCCGCCGGCTCCCGGGGCTTCGGCCTCTCCTTCCGCCCGCCGCTCGGCTCcatggctggggcagggcctcggggggcggcccggccccccccggcccgcaccgacccccgcggccccgctcccggcagGGCCCTGCCCGCGGCAAGATGgcggccgcgccccgccccgcccggcctGCGCGGGCcgcgcgccccccccccagcgcgCATGCGCCCTCGCGGGCGGGGCCCGACAGCGCCGCCTGGTGGGCGggcggggagctgcgggggcGGGTCCCGCGGCCCGGCCGGTACCGGCACCGGTACCAGTAACGGCACCAGTAACGGCACTGGTACCAGTAACGGCACCGGCAGACCTGCCCCCAGGGCCCCAGCCGCTCCCGGCCCCGTGTATTGCACCCCCGTGCATCGCACCTCCATATATCACACCCTGTAAACATAATGTCCCTATACATCATGCCCCCATATATCACGCCCCCTACATCATGCCTCTATGCATTATGTCCCCATATATCACACCCCCTATACCTCACACTCCCATATATCACAGCCCCTGTATATCACAGCCCTTATATATCACACCCCTTATATCACACCCCCGATACACAATGTCCCTGTACATCACATCCCCTACACCTCACGTACCCCTATACCATACCCCCACACATCGTGCCCCCCGATGTACCACGGCCCCCCATATATCACGCCCCCTCCACACTTCCCCCATACAGATATCAAGCAGCCCTATAGCACACCCGCTATACGGTGCACcctctgcccagcacagcccctccaCAGCCCCGCTGTACACCTCACGTCCCCTAACGCAgtgtgtgcccccccccagctccccaacCTGGtcccccccagctgccagccgccagctgggggaggctgggcacagcctggccAGGCACACGGCACCGTGTGGCGCAGCACGGCACGGCGCAGCATGGCTCAGCACACCGTGGCACGGCACAGCATGGCATAGCACAGCTCAGCAACaccactgcacagcacagcatggctCAGCACACCATGGTGTGGCACAGCACACACCGCAGAGCCACGGCATGGTGCACAACACATGGCATGGCAGGGCACGGTGCAGCACAGCGTGGCATGGCTgagcatggcatggcacagcacagctcagcacaccgtggcacggcacagcacacACCACAGAGCCATGGCACGGTGCACTACACATGGCATGGCAGGGCACGGTGCAGCACAGCGTGGTGCAGTACATACAGCCCGGCACAGCACCGCCTGGCACAGCGCACgtgatgcagcagcagcacagggtgcagcatggcacggcacaacacggcacagcacagcacagcccggGATGTCACAGTGCACACCATGGCACACCGCGGTGCAGGAGGACACGACGCATTATGGACAGCACGGGGCACTATGCACGGTGCAGCATCACCCAACCCCGCGCCCCGGGGGTGCCCCCACCCCGCACAGGGGCTGCACCACCCGGCCCCTTTGCTCCAAATCCACCTTTTATTGCAGCGGCCGGGGCAGGGATGGACCTGCAGGGCCGCGTGTGGAAGCACAGGACGGGGGGACGCCGGCTGCATCCTGCCCGGTGCCCAGAGTCAGCTTGGGGTTGAGGGTGAGTGATGCcgggcaggatctggccccgGCGGGGCAGTGTGAGCCCTCTCCTTCCCAGGCAGCCCAGGTGAGCGCTGCTGCACCCCGCGGGCAGGGCAGCATCCCCCATCCCGTGGCCACTGCCCCAGGCTCGTGCCTGTCCTCGGGGGTCCCGGCGGGGCGCAGACCCCGCTAGATGCGGATGGTGTTGATACGCAGGGGCTGGACGTTCTTGCCGTTGGCGTGGCTCTGCCCGGGGCTGAAGTAGGAGCAGAGCTTGCCAGGGAACTTCTCCCGGAAGGTATAGAGCCAGGACATGTCATCGGCATTGTAGAAGATGAGAAGCCCCTTGTCATAGTCCAGGAAGACGCCCACCTTCTCCAGCTTGCTCTTGACGTTGAGCCGGGTCCAGGGCTCAGTGCAGGCGCTGTACTGGTTCCCATCGTGCATGACGATGCAGTAAAAGCCCCGGCTGGGCTGGATCTGGATGCTGCCCTTGCGGGTGACGGCCTCGTGCGCCAGCCCGATCATCCACTGTGTCTTCTCggacaccaccacctcccagtAGTGCACGCCACCGCTGAAAGCCTCCGCGCCCAGCACCGACACCTCCACGTCAAAGCGCCGGGGCGAGTCCTGCAGCGGCTGTGGGTGCAGGTTGCCGTAAGCCACGATGGTGCAGTCGTCGGAGAGGATGAGGCGCTGGTGGGCTGTGCCGGGGTCCAGCGTCAGCGCCGCTGGCACTGCAGGGAGGGGTGGCCGTCAGCACCCCTGGGACCCCCACCCAGCTGTGCATCCACCTTGGGGGCATGCAGGTGGCTTTCGGCAGCCGAAGCGGCTCTGCAGAAGCCGCTCGTcctcccccacaccccccccaccAGCTCCCACTGGGGACAGGAAGGTCCCTGTGGGCTCATCCTCACCCTCGCTGTGTCCCCCAACTCCATCCTCACCCGGGTGAATGTCCTGGAAGAGAGACTTCCAGATGGTGTACTGCAGCGGGCCCATGTACTTGGAGGTAGGAAAGTCCTCGTAGGTGAGGTTGGTCTCGTGGATCTTCCCCTTGAGCCTGCAGGAGAGGCGCTGGTCGGCGAGGTCCCACGCAGGGCACCCCGGCCCCCCTGGCCACCCACGGACCCACCTCTCGGACAAGGAGGCGACGCCAGCCAGGAAGGCGTGCTTGTCGGCCTCGGCCAGGCGCTCCTGCAGGAtctggctgccctcctgcaccTTGCGCAGCTGCTGGCTGTAGCGCTGGATCTTCTGCTCGATGTCGGTCAGCGTCCGCGCCGTGTccgcctccagctcctccagcatcGCCTTCTGCCGCTCCCGCAGCAGCCGGTGCAGCCGCTCAAAGGCCTCCCCGATGGTGGCCCGCAGGCTCTTGGCTGACGACTGGGGGGCGTGGGTGGGCGTCAACCCCACGGAAAGCCCCAGCGTGGTGGGGTCTGTAGCCCCCCTGCCCGCCCAGACCAACACTGACCCGCTGCAAACGTTGCTGGGGATTCCCCGGGTGTGGTTTTGAGCACCTGAGCGGGTACCCGGTGGAGGACAGAAAACTCAccctctgccccacagctggTAATGGGGAGTGGACATGAagctgagggagaagggagcCCAGTGTGaacagcagccccctccccaagtAATGCCCAAGCAAGCAGAAGGAGGAAGGTGCTAAATGAAACGGGGAAATAAGCGACAGGGTGCAAGGGCCAGCCTGCCACAGGGCTACACATGGTCAGGGAAGGGAAACAGGGCACAGTCAGCAAGATTTGGGTCTTGGTGTGTCTGTAGGGCGGCTGGAGGTCCCAAAACTGGGCTTACGAGGCTCAATCCTGCACCCACCCAGCAAGGGAATCGAGGAGCAGGGGAACAGCACTGAGACAcggggctgtgccggggggTACGACCACCCCAGCAGCTACAAAGCACCCGGtgtgcagcagggacagggcaggggaaCGGATTTGGAGCGATTCTGCCGACAATAAAGGGCTGGAGGAGTAACGGGGTCCTGCCTCGGGACCCCTGGGGACACCGAGTGCGTCCCCGCTCCTACCTTGGTCTCTGCCAGCTGCCGCTTGAGGAGGTGCAGGGCCTCGGTGTGGCCTCGCTCGCTCTCCTGCAggccctggagctgctcctTCAGCTCCCGCTGCAACGCAGGCAGGCGCTCAGACCCAGCTCGCAGCCCAGTCTGACCAGTCTGCCCAGTTCCCCACTCCCCGTGGGGCCGCGAGCTGGGGGACCCGGCagcattaagaaaagaaaaagacaacccatgggatttggggggaaaagCAAAGCTTCTCGCAGGTaccaggctcctgcagccccaggctgagcttcaccagcactgccagctgccGGCAGCACGAAGCCGAGGTGCTGGGAACCCCCGGCCCACTCGGGACCACAGGGTGGCCCCACAAATGTTTACCAGGGCATCACCGGGCACTGACAGCGGTGAGGGGATGAGTCGGTGCCCGTGAAGGTCAGCGCCCGGCTGCCTCCCCGCAGGCACGGGCACAAAGCTCCCCCGAAATGGCAGCCCTGTGGATTTGGGGACAGAGGAAGGACCGTGCCCATCGGGTGCCAgtgcctgcacagcagcaccggGGTAGAGACACGCTGAACGCATGGACAGAAGGGGGAATTTTATGGGGAGCACCTCCTCAGACCCACGTGCGAACAGATAGAGCTCCAGCTAAGGTGCACGTAGGCAGGCAGACAGGGCATCCCACGGACACACTGCCCTGGGGAAcagggacagacagacggacagacgTCGGCAGAGCAGCTCAGCGCAGCCGGACAGGGGGGACAAGAGGGACAGCGCCCGGACCCCCAAGCCAGGCAGGGCCGgacacccacccacccacctgcagctcctcgAAGGCATCGTCCACGTTGGTGACCTGGTGCTGCTCGTGCACGGCGGGCTCATCGCAGAAGAAGCAGACGACGGCGCGGTCGGTGAGGCAGAAGAGCTTGACCTTCTCGTGGTCcttgcaggggaaggggctgcgcTGGGCCCCCAGGATGGCGTCCAGGGGGAAGGCGCTGTAGCGCTCCACGATGTTGGCCAGCTTGAGGCTGGGCGCCAGGGTGGGCTCGGCAAAGGTGCGCCGGCACTCGGGGCAGTCGCGGGCGCCCTGGGGCTCCTGGCGCACCCAGTGCTCGGTGATGCAGCGCCGGCAGAAGTAGTGCTCGCAGCCGAAGCTCACCGGGTCCTGGTAGATGCTCAGGCAGATGGAGCACAGCAGCTCGTCCTTCAGGCTGCAAGCCATGGCCGCCCGGGGGAGGCGAGGCCGCCCGGGGGACCCGGGGGTGAGAGCGCCCGTGGGGGCTGCAATGGGGggaaactgggggggggggggaagg
This window of the Cygnus olor isolate bCygOlo1 chromosome 21, bCygOlo1.pri.v2, whole genome shotgun sequence genome carries:
- the TMEM269 gene encoding transmembrane protein 269 isoform X4, with the protein product MWMVSPPVDEGCHQLAWLWDHGKGIFQYTKKLFLSKQVGRVQALESVRKNAANALSMANLIMGLSSILCSLNRQYHHSCWLLLGGFLLDLADGAVARQLNACSALGAKMDDFADFTSFGLATALLLQTQGVLDGLLAIAYVLAVFARLCFFSSEIPFTYRGLPCPYASSLLVSIFLLTGGNVTLLRVAAIVMILFMVDRGFYPHDKVLESQLWKKVIYAGGIVAVLLLPTTVASMYYLAWSASYIFSPFAIWSCKA
- the TMEM269 gene encoding transmembrane protein 269 isoform X1 yields the protein MSPACLALGPRQRQGAKHTSIFQYTKKLFLSKQVGRVQALESVRKNAANALSMANLIMGLSSILCSLNRQYHHSCWLLLGGFLLDLADGAVARQLNACSALGAKMDDFADFTSFGLATALLLQTQGVLDGLLAIAYVLAVFARLCFFSSEIPFTYRGLPCPYASSLLVSIFLLTGGNVTLLRVAAIVMILFMVDRGFYPHDKVLESQLWKKVIYAGGIVAVLLLPTTVASMYYLAWSASYIFSPFAIWSCKA
- the TMEM269 gene encoding transmembrane protein 269 isoform X2, whose translation is MWMVSPPVGIFQYTKKLFLSKQVGRVQALESVRKNAANALSMANLIMGLSSILCSLNRQYHHSCWLLLGGFLLDLADGAVARQLNACSALGAKMDDFADFTSFGLATALLLQTQGVLDGLLAIAYVLAVFARLCFFSSEIPFTYRGLPCPYASSLLVSIFLLTGGNVTLLRVAAIVMILFMVDRGFYPHDKVLESQLWKKVIYAGGIVAVLLLPTTVASMYYLAWSASYIFSPFAIWSCKA
- the TMEM269 gene encoding transmembrane protein 269 isoform X3, producing the protein MANLIMGLSSILCSLNRQYHHSCWLLLGGFLLDLADGAVARQLNACSALGAKMDDFADFTSFGLATALLLQTQGVLDGLLAIAYVLAVFARLCFFSSEIPFTYRGLPCPYASSLLVSIFLLTGGNVTLLRVAAIVMILFMVDRGFYPHDKVLESQLWKKVIYAGGIVAVLLLPTTVASMYYLAWSASYIFSPFAIWSCKA
- the LOC121058306 gene encoding small vasohibin-binding protein, translated to MEPSGGRKERPKPREPAARLEKAKQKSAQQELKQRQRAEIYALNRVMTELEQQQFDSFCKQMQAPSE
- the TRIM62 gene encoding E3 ubiquitin-protein ligase TRIM62 isoform X2; this translates as MACSLKDELLCSICLSIYQDPVSFGCEHYFCRRCITEHWVRQEPQGARDCPECRRTFAEPTLAPSLKLANIVERYSAFPLDAILGAQRSPFPCKDHEKVKLFCLTDRAVVCFFCDEPAVHEQHQVTNVDDAFEELQSSAKSLRATIGEAFERLHRLLRERQKAMLEELEADTARTLTDIEQKIQRYSQQLRKVQEGSQILQERLAEADKHAFLAGVASLSERLKGKIHETNLTYEDFPTSKYMGPLQYTIWKSLFQDIHPVPAALTLDPGTAHQRLILSDDCTIVAYGNLHPQPLQDSPRRFDVEVSVLGAEAFSGGVHYWEVVVSEKTQWMIGLAHEAVTRKGSIQIQPSRGFYCIVMHDGNQYSACTEPWTRLNVKSKLEKVGVFLDYDKGLLIFYNADDMSWLYTFREKFPGKLCSYFSPGQSHANGKNVQPLRINTIRI
- the TRIM62 gene encoding E3 ubiquitin-protein ligase TRIM62 isoform X1 is translated as MACSLKDELLCSICLSIYQDPVSFGCEHYFCRRCITEHWVRQEPQGARDCPECRRTFAEPTLAPSLKLANIVERYSAFPLDAILGAQRSPFPCKDHEKVKLFCLTDRAVVCFFCDEPAVHEQHQVTNVDDAFEELQRELKEQLQGLQESERGHTEALHLLKRQLAETKSSAKSLRATIGEAFERLHRLLRERQKAMLEELEADTARTLTDIEQKIQRYSQQLRKVQEGSQILQERLAEADKHAFLAGVASLSERLKGKIHETNLTYEDFPTSKYMGPLQYTIWKSLFQDIHPVPAALTLDPGTAHQRLILSDDCTIVAYGNLHPQPLQDSPRRFDVEVSVLGAEAFSGGVHYWEVVVSEKTQWMIGLAHEAVTRKGSIQIQPSRGFYCIVMHDGNQYSACTEPWTRLNVKSKLEKVGVFLDYDKGLLIFYNADDMSWLYTFREKFPGKLCSYFSPGQSHANGKNVQPLRINTIRI